Proteins encoded in a region of the Trypanosoma brucei brucei TREU927 chromosome 5, complete sequence genome:
- a CDS encoding histone H4, putative (Part of an H4 histone array. Number of copies in the array is uncertain.), producing MAKGKKSGEAKGSQKRQKKVLRENVRGITRGSIRRLARRGGVKRISGVIYDEVRGVLKSFVEGVVRDATAYTEYSRKKTVTAVDVVNALRKRGKILYGYA from the coding sequence ATGGCGAAGGGTAAGAAGAGTGGTGAGGCTAAGGGATCGCAGAAGCGCCAGAAGAAGGTCCTCCGTGAGAATGTGCGCGGAATCACCCGCGGTTCCATCCGCCGCCTCGCCCGCCGTGGTGGAGTGAAACGCATCTCTGGCGTTATCTACGACGAGGTGCGTGGTGTGCTAAAGTCATTTGTGGAGGGTGTTGTTCGTGATGCGACGGCATACACTGAGTACTCCCGCAAAAAAACTGTAACGGCTGTTGACGTGGTCAATGCGCTTCGCAAGCGCGGCAAGATTCTGTACGGTTATGCATAA
- a CDS encoding ATP-dependent DEAD/H RNA helicase, putative, which produces MDERQMEDKRTARKRRWAERQERSRLNRSEGEALRKQRQELRAALDAVDEGKQELAEQISYTRFDQLPLSQRTQLGLERGGYKLLTPIQSDALHLALAGYDVLGAARTGSGKTLCFIVPLLELLYVEQWEAEMGIGALVLSPTRELALQIFKVLQLVGYKHVMSAALLTGGRDVNEERKRVSAISIIVGTPGRVLHHLEDDDSLVTDNLQMLVMDEADRLLDMGFREVLSGILKQLPTQRQTLMFSATQTTDVQMLGQMSLRNQRYVSAHAECAAPTPSTLCQNFVVVELHRKLDVLLLFLKRHPNDKFVVFVSTCNQVRYMYLAFAKILKKMHLPCMCLTSKMKQFRREEVFLTFCRCKNAVLFCTDVAARGLDFPLIHWSVQFDCPDSAQTYIHRAGRTARAGARGVSLLFLTPREVPMLSFLAHKHIPLREIAVRPQMLRESKEIFVALVVQGLKYEAQKAFIAYLRSVYFAANKLVFDVKSIDVAPFAHSLGLMKVPDMSELGNLQRGAKNLPWDVVNFMAKRDAKEVADAKSRRERHLTASDMFRTLQQKQRYATTDSTDVDLAADANINGEDEEKNDPFLVKKPHEKGNEDHLDEGMQLTFTERMAGLSKRKVRKYIESADLRVRDLGLSKRVVYDEDDDAEEDEINMRVANEGQDISINVEGGSGSDNDLGDVPEKFAERLRQRVTQDSAADNERAKKLRRLRRLQRSGKISRKTALEDISAPKGTTDAVDSDDHTDDNSPQQSSNDYDDGDISVHSSDSFTRLIKAAKGELFSDNEDEDISSSDNGNFETEKKKKKKIKKKKEEKRLKKIKNNPTPQKSK; this is translated from the coding sequence ATGGATGAAAGGCAGATGGAGGATAAGCGCACCGCGCGGAAGCGGCGGTGGGCGGAGAGACAGGAACGGTCTCGGTTAAATCGATCTGAGGGTGAGGCATTACGTAAACAGCGCCAGGAGTTGCGTGCGGCGCTGGATGCTGTGGAtgaagggaaacaagaacTGGCGGAACAAATATCGTACACGCGTTTTGATCAATTGCCTCTGTCGCAGCGGACACAACTTGGCTTGGAGCGTGGCGGATATAAGCTCCTGACGCCAATTCAGAGTGATGCATTACACTTAGCGCTTGCAGGCTATGACGTCCTTGGGGCCGCCCGCACAGGTTCTGGTAAGACATTATGTTTTATAGTTCCTCTGTTAGAACTCCTGTATGTGGAACAATGGGAGGCGGAGATGGGTATTGGTGCCCTTGTGCTTAGTCCAACGCGTGAACTGGCATTGCAAATATTTAAGGTGCTACAACTTGTAGGTTATAAGCACGTAATGTCCGCCGCGCTTTTGACCGGTGGTCGCGATGTGAATGAGGAGCGGAAGCGTGTTTCCGCCATAAGTATCATCGTTGGGACTCCGGGTCGTGTATTGCACCACCTTGAGGATGACGATAGCCTTGTGACTGATAATCTTCAAATGCTTGTTATGGACGAAGCTGATCGGCTGCTTGACATGGGGTTCCGCGAGGTGCTGAGTGGCATTCTCAAGCAACTTCCAACGCAGCGTCAGACTTTGATGTTCTCGGCGACACAAACAACGGATGTGCAAATGCTCGGGCAGATGTCTCTGCGGAATCAACGGTACGTGTCGGCGCATGCTGAGTGCGCCGCCCCAACCCCATCCACACTTTGTCAGAACTTCGTCGTTGTGGAACTGCATCGCAAGTTGGACGTACTGCTGCTCTTCCTGAAGCGCCACCCGAATGACAAGTTTGTTGTGTTCGTCAGTACGTGCAACCAAGTGCGGTACATGTATCTCGCCTTCGCTAAAATactgaagaagatgcacCTGCCATGTATGTGCCTTACTAGTAAAATGAAACAGTTCCGCCGTGAAGAGGTATTCCTCACGTTCTGTCGTTGCAAGAATGCGGTCCTGTTTTGCACCGATGTCGCAGCACGTGGGCTTGATTTCCCACTTATTCACTGGTCTGTGCAGTTCGATTGTCCAGACAGCGCTCAAACTTATATTCATCGAGCAGGTCGTACGGCGCGGGCGGGTGCTCGGGGCGTCAGTCTACTTTTCCTAACCCCGCGGGAGGTACCAATGCTGTCCTTTTTGGCCCACAAGCACATTCCACTACGGGAGATTGCGGTACGTCCCCAAATGCTCCGGGAATCGAAGGAGATATTTGTTGCACTCGTAGTACAGGGCCTCAAGTATGAGGCCCAGAAGGCATTTATTGCTTATCTACGCTCTGTGTACTTTGCAGCGAATAAACTTGTTTTTGATGTGAAATCTATCGATGTAGCACCATTTGCCCATTCCCTTGGTTTGATGAAGGTTCCGGACATGTCAGAGTTGGGGAATTTGCAGCGGGGAGCGAAGAATCTTCCGTGGGATGTTGTTAACTTCATGGCGAAACGTGACGCGAAAGAGGTAGCAGATGCAAAGTCACGACGTGAAAGGCACTTGACTGCCTCCGACATGTTCCGCACGCTTCAACAGAAACAGCGGTATGCAACAACCGACAGCACGGATGTTGATTTAGCTGCCGATGCAAACATCAACGGAGAAgacgaagagaaaaatgacCCTTTTCTAGTCAAAAAGCCGCACGAAAAAGGCAACGAGGATCATCTGGATGAAGGGATGCAGTTGACATTTACCGAACGAATGGCAGGGCTTTCTAAACGCAAGGTTCGGAAGTATATTGAGTCTGCTGACCTTCGTGTGCGTGACCTTGGCCTCAGTAAGAGAGTTGTCTACGATGAGGATGACGATGCGGAAGAGGATGAAATCAATATGCGCGTAGCAAATGAAGGGCAAGACATCAGTATTAATGTCGAAGGTGGCAGTGGAAGTGATAATGACCTTGGCGACGTGCCCGAGAAATTTGCTGAACGGTTAAGACAACGCGTTACACAAGACTCCGCTGCAGATAATGAGCGAGCAAAGAAACTTCGTCGCCTTCGACGTCTTCAGCGTAGTGGAAAGATTTCACGCAAAACGGCTCTTGAAGACATCAGCGCACCAAAGGGAACGACAGATGCAGTGGACAGTGACGATCATACAGATGACAACAGCCCTCAACAGAGCAGCAACGACTATGACGATGGAGACATCAGCGTACACAGCTCTGACTCCTTCACACGTCTTATCAAGGCAGCAAAGGGAGAACTATTCTCAGacaatgaagatgaagacaTCAGCAGTAGCGACAACGGCAACTTcgaaacggaaaagaaaaagaagaaaaaaataaaaaagaaaaaagaagaaaaacgtttaaaaaaaataaaaaataatccCACcccacaaaaaagtaaataa
- a CDS encoding prolyl oligopeptidase, putative (similar to Protease II (EC 3.4.21.83) (Oligopeptidase B). (Swiss-Prot:P24555) [Escherichia coli]): protein MSASSEHSEPDIVQPPKYGRVEYRMEHFGDVRTDPYHWLRDGRSSEVRKLLRRENAHMESAFAAYGGKRLSRTLYNQMRARWKEDEASLPYRDRSYWYYSRTVPNADHPLFCRRPVSVDSGTFVEEVAHLWAQDPHAPLPAYEDEVVFFDLNLFARELRLDYVELGDMEVSPDEQQLAVTVDCSSGREVFTIFIVEITNVNYEQWLHQHSELGRAWAVAMAQSKLSIYNSPTSALPRYSSSKSFSAADDYTSRTSRKSVSTGDIVDAFQSAPSSSQFTSGAGDVSVGGSERGSTNAFVTSADAFFAASAFSRKPAPSHKVKRRIDVFDATDEVLWLSSTTLLYLGLDSRMRSHRVIFHDLAADEDSPHSDVICYEEPNEAFWVSSLCYSADDRFAMFTTSSSGSTQVYVMPCDEGKKRWVSGVPVVHCGFASGGDSDDIRSNGGPTCSTSRTASIHTTRSNADFVGGGHASAAVHRFTDRAEDVDLDLDHHSSLFGEAIGAWVIVITSLKRGSGHWRVAYVLDDKMLWDESQNLSLCESTMWQTLFTYDPQIFVEGVECWRDYLLLSVRQAASSTVLLLPVRKLWSHWLDNRDSGSSCLPPLSVRHDALDLRAVVCYPLVSVSNVCFSIEKFYQMQWREQERQEFEGGLGESDCVHFVRSCAGDDVFDTRTWRLVVAHPTIPSVTFSCTLGGVEEGEMSLSVKKLYQVPVGGTPFCADDYDATIVWVPSDYGFRSDLLLQMLPTKEPSDVVGIPVYLCWKKSLLERGGNPMFLTVYGSYGECCDVDFESERLALLDRGFVWGAAAVRGGGELGTGWRVAGRKLQRGTTVNDFVSVASFMQKTGWCADGRLVVSGASAGGFVVTAAMNIAPHLFLAVVASVPFVDCLTTLLDPTLPLTVSEWEEFGNPLEDAEAYSIIRALSPMDNIPPPGVALPHIMMLTAWHDTRVGYWESLAFVARLRERREKERASRGNTSMCDGKPCAERAILHYCDFAVGHGGATGRYQRLKEVAREYAFVVLVQEAAEQSST from the coding sequence ATGTCAGCCTCCTCAGAGCATAGTGAACCCGACATCGTTCAACCCCCCAAGTATGGGCGTGTAGAATACCGAATGGAGCATTTTGGCGATGTCCGCACTGATCCGTACCATTGGTTGCGGGATGGACGGAGTTCGGAGGTGCGGAAACTACTTAGGCGCGAGAATGCACATATGGAGTCTGCCTTCGCCGCATATGGTGGAAAGCGTCTGAGTCGTACGCTGTATAATCAAATGCGGGCTcgatggaaagaagatgaagcaTCCCTTCCTTACCGTGACCGCAGTTATTGGTACTATTCACGTACCGTGCCGAATGCCGATCATCCATTGTTCTGCCGTCGTCCCGTCTCGGTGGACTCGGGGACATTTGTGGAGGAGGTTGCGCACCTGTGGGCCCAAGACCCCCATGCACCGCTTCCTGCTTACGAAGATGAGGTTGTGTTTTTCGACTTGAATCTTTTTGCCCGCGAGCTCAGACTCGACTACGTTGAGTTGGGTGACATGGAAGTGTCGCCGGACGAGCAGCAGCTGGCGGTTACCGTTGACTGTTCCAGTGGCCGCGAGGTGTTCACAATATTCATTGTAGAAATAACAAATGTTAATTATGAGCAGTGGCTCCACCAACACTCAGAGTTAGGCCGCGCTTGGGCGGTTGCCATGGCGCAGTCAAAGCTGTCCATATACAACTCACCCACGAGCGCCCTCCCAAGGTATTCCAGCTCAAAATCATTTTCGGCGGCGGATGATTATACCTCCCGGACTTCGAGGAAAAGTGTTTCTACCGGAGATATTGTGGATGCGTTTCAATCCGCCCCATCATCATCTCAGTTTACCTCAGGTGCCGGGGATGTGAGCGTCGGTGGTTCGGAGAGGGGGTCGACTAACGCTTTTGTAACTTCTGCTGACGCTTTCTTTGCGGCTAGTGCATTCAGTCGAAAACCAGCTCCGTCACACAAGGTGAAACGGCGCATTGACGTTTTCGACGCTACCGATGAGGTGCTGTGGCTTTCCTCCACGACGCTACTGTACTTGGGTCTTGATAGTAGGATGCGTTCCCACCGAGTTATCTTTCATGACCTCGCTGCGGATGAAGATTCCCCACATTCAGACGTTATTTGTTATGAGGAGCCCAACGAAGCTTTTTGGGTCAGTTCGTTGTGCTATTCTGCGGATGATAGATTTGCAATGTTCACTACCTCCAGCTCTGGTAGCACACAGGTATACGTTATGCCGTGtgatgagggaaagaagcgGTGGGTGAGCGGTGTTCCTGTTGTTCACTGTGGCTTTGCAAGTGGTGGAGACAGTGACGACATTCGGAGTAACGGTGGTCCCACATGCAGTACTTCTCGTACCGCTTCTATTCATACCACCCGCAGCAACGCTGATTTTGTTGGAGGGGGGCATGCCAGTGCCGCAGTACATCGATTCACTGATCGAGCCGAGGATGTTGACCTTGATCTTGATCACCACAGTTCACTTTTTGGGGAAGCCATCGGTGCATGGGTGATTGTTATAACCAGTTTAAAGCGGGGTAGCGGTCATTGGCGTGTGGCTTACGTGCTTGATGATAAAATGTTGTGGGATGAAAGCCAGAACCTTTCACTTTGCGAATCCACCATGTGGCAAACTCTCTTCACATACGACCCTCAGATTTTTGTCGAGGGTGTGGAGTGCTGGCGAGATTACTTGCTTCTCAGTGTTCGCCAAGCAGCATCTTCCACAGTACTGTTGCTTCCTGTGCGAAAGTTGTGGAGTCATTGGTTAGACAATAGGGATTCCGGAAGCAGCTGCCTCCCGCCTCTATCGGTGCGCCACGATGCACTCGATCTCCGGGCTGTGGTTTGCTACCCGCTTGTAAGTGTGAGCAATGTGTGCTTTTCTATTGAGAAGTTTTACCAGATGCAGTGGCGAGAGCAAGAGCGACAAGAGTTTGAAGGGGGACTCGGGGAATCAGACTGCGTCCACTTTGTGCGGAGTTGCGCGGGCGATGATGTTTTTGACACACGAACGTGGCGCCTCGTCGTCGCTCATCCCACAATCCCGAGTGTAACGTTTTCTTGCACGTTAGGTGGTGTTGAGGAGGGCGAGATGTCCCTTTCTGTCAAGAAGTTGTATCAGGTTCCTGTTGGTGGGACGCCCTTCTGTGCTGATGATTATGACGCGACGATTGTTTGGGTTCCATCGGACTATGGTTTTCGATCCGACTTGTTGTTACAAATGTTGCCCACGAAGGAGCCTTCCGATGTTGTAGGTATCCCGGTTTAtctctgctggaagaaaTCACTTCTAGAGAGGGGTGGGAATCCTATGTTCCTTACTGTCTACGGTAGCTACGGCGAATGTTGTGATGTTGACTTCGAGTCCGAGCGACTGGCGCTACTCGACCGGGGATTTGTATGGGGGGCCGCTGCCGTACGGGGTGGTGGGGAATTGGGGACCGGGTGGCGAGTTGCGGGCCGCAAGTTACAGCGGGGAACGACTGTGAATGACTTCGTTAGCGTAGCTTCGTTCATGCAAAAGACGGGATGGTGTGCCGACGGCCGATTGGTGGTTTCTGGTGCCTCTGCTGGTGGCTTTGTTGTGACGGCCGCTATGAATATCGCCCCTCATTTGTTCTTGGCGGTCGTTGCATCCGTTCCTTTCGTTGATTGTCTCACGACGCTTCTTGACCCCACGCTTCCCCTAACGGTCAGTGAGTGGGAGGAATTTGGGAATCCCCTTGAAGATGCTGAGGCATACAGTATCATTCGTGCGCTTTCGCCCATGGATAATATACCTCCCCCGGGAGTGGCGCTCCCACATATCATGATGCTGACTGCTTGGCATGACACCCGTGTTGGGTATTGGGAGTCCCTTGCATTCGTAGCGCGTTTGCGCGAGCGtcgagagaaggaaagagccAGTCGAGGTAATACAAGTATGTGTGATGGTAAACCCTGTGCTGAAAGGGCAATTTTGCATTATTGCGACTTTGCTGTCGGCCACGGCGGGGCGACAGGTCGATATCAGCGGCTGAAGGAAGTTGCGCGCGAGTATGCTTTTGTCGTACTCGTTCAAGAGGCTGCTGAGCAGTCTAGCACATAG
- a CDS encoding GTP-binding protein, putative — MQSLGRSIQRSKQAAKRSSRTKYRQMMEAERNAAMVREMEEQEHQRRKGAPLKSIWETNNLEEFLLIADAQEKGYEAARDLHLVVDGTPHVVTNDKVLPLSDDRVDWLKISELLTIPRRPQWSYDMTAQEVQSLEASAFFEWRRRLAKLEEKHKVVMTPYEKNLEVWRQLWRVTERADIVLMILDARNPLVFRCADFELSVRETMGKAGKPKEVVFLLNKSDLLTEEQRRVWADYFTERGEAFIFFSATPSDSKKKESVHCAGVDGESEHDGSEGVASDHMTGSAGIGAEREVTTLGNDEDEDLFSVDNEKDFSKLMRNKKEKRRHNKKSLRAPVVVANPYQLIHQRKVCKEQLILRKQQPQNLNRPPQPLTADEKARDDRVSKLSSLDPWAVLDPEQLLDRLAMWRKSCSITDTETPLMVGLVGYPNVGKSSTINAILGCKKVVVSATPGKTKHFQTLVIPNERRVALCDCPGLVFPSFASTRAQMVCDGILPIDTATDVEAAIAILCQRIPRQVLEQQFNVSLRAGDDRDESHSLMERLLNAVARRRGYLGAHDRPNRSRAGRDILKLYVDGVLLYVEPPPSYHPRVSDIAAYVSQYKGKEGVIVDKSKRDSNHSVTEADLDGASEGDGDEWEDASSCASDLDDYDAEAWEALDRAAADRALSDADSVGSRDLEGDNGVADMAVPKFYVRPKGACGTLTRQEALNAEANVKRILMGMKNAARRRRRTNHQLDPADDVFINAEGEVELIIDDDDGIVEIGGASPCGKGGSSPRAVQAVENTKKMSKRQMRRELKRSGAGPVNPTTRRQVVQGY; from the coding sequence ATGCAATCGTTGGGGAGGAGCATTCAGCGCTCCAAGCAGGCGGCTAAGCGCAGCAGCCGCACGAAATACCGGCAAATGATGGAGGCTGAGCGTAACGCCGCTATGGTTCGTGAGATGGAAGAACAAGAACACCAGCGACGCAAGGGTGCCCCCCTGAAGTCCATATGGGAGACAAATAACCTTGAGGAGTTCCTGTTGATTGCTGACGCACAAGAAAAGGGCTACGAAGCCGCGCGGGATCTTCATCTTGTCGTTGACGGAACACCACATGTTGTGACAAATGACAAAGTGTTGCCTCTGAGTGATGACAGAGTGGATTGGTTGAAAATAAGCGAACTACTGACTATTCCCCGCAGGCCGCAGTGGAGTTATGACATGACCGCACAGGAGGTGCAATCCCTGGAggcctccgccttttttgaGTGGCGGCGGCGGCTTGCAAAGTTGGAGGAAAAGCACAAAGTTGTTATGACACCGTACGAAAAGAACTTGGAGGTCTGGCGGCAGTTGTGGCGCGTAACGGAGCGGGCGGATATCGTTCTAATGATTCTTGATGCAAGGAATCCCCTAGTGTTTCGTTGCGCTGACTTTGAATTAAGTGTTAGAGAAACTATGGGTAAGGCAGGTAAACCTAAGGAGGTTGTATTCCTTCTCAACAAGTCTGATCTTCTAACCGAGGAACAGCGTCGTGTGTGGGCGGACTATTTCACAGAGCGTGGGGAGgcgttcatttttttctccgcCACACCATCTGATagtaagaaaaaggagtCAGTACATTGTGCTGGTGTCGATGGGGAAAGTGAACATGATGGTTCGGAGGGTGTAGCGAGTGACCACATGACCGGCAGCGCTGGCATTGGGGCGGAGCGAGAAGTGACCACGCTTGGaaatgatgaggatgaagattTATTCAGCGTTGACAATGAAAAGGACTTCTCCAAGCTTAtgcgaaacaaaaaggagaaaaggcgTCATAACAAGAAGTCCCTTCGTGCCCCAGTGGTAGTAGCAAATCCATATCAACTTATTCATCAGCGGAAGGTCTGTAAGGAGCAGTTAATCCTTCGGAAACAGCAACCCCAGAATCTGAACCGCCCACCTCAGCCACTGACAGCAGATGAGAAGGCGAGGGATGACCGTGTGTCAAAACTCTCCTCACTTGATCCATGGGCAGTGTTGGATCCGGAGCAGCTTCTGGACCGCCTCGCCATGTGGCGCAAGTCATGTAGCATCACCGATACAGAGACGCCATTGATGGTTGGTCTTGTTGGTTACCCCAATGTTGGGAAATCGTCCACAATTAATGCCATATTAGGTTGCAAAAAGGTTGTTGTGAGTGCCACACCAGGCAAAACGAAGCACTTCCAGACGCTTGTTATTCCCAATGAGCGGCGCGTTGCGCTGTGTGACTGTCCTGGCCTTGTGTTTCCCTCGTTTGCCTCTACCCGGGCTCAGATGGTATGCGATGGGATACTTCCCATAGATACTGCAACCGATGTGGAAGCGGCCATTGCCATTTTGTGCCAGCGGATCCCACGACAGGTACTTGAGCAGCAGTTTAACGTGTCATTGAGAGCGGGTGATGACAGGGATGAGAGCCACTCGTTGATGGAACGGCTCCTGAATGCCGTGGCCCGCCGTCGCGGTTATTTGGGGGCGCACGATCGGCCAAACAGGTCCCGTGCGGGACGTGATATACTGAAGTTATATGTGGACGGTGTTCTTCTTTACGTGGAGCCACCACCCAGCTACCACCCTCGCGTGAGTGACATAGCTGCTTATGTGTCCCaatacaaaggaaaagaaggtgtTATAGttgacaaaagcaaaagggacTCTAACCACTCAGTTACGGAGGCGGATTTGGATGGCGCGTCAGAAGGTGATGGGGACGAGTGGGAAGACGCAAGCAGCTGCGCAAGTGATCTGGATGATTATGACGCGGAAGCATGGGAGGCACTTGACCGTGCGGCGGCCGACCGTGCTCTTAGCGATGCTGACAGCGTTGGAAGTCGCGACCTGGAAGGTGATAATGGCGTAGCGGATATGGCGGTGCCGAAGTTCTACGTCCGACCAAAAGGGGCATGTGGGACCCTTACACGACAGGAAGCCCTCAACGCTGAAGCCAACGTGAAACGTATTCTAATGGGGATGAAAAATGCAGCTCGGAGGCGGCGACGCACCAATCATCAGCTTGATCCTGCGGATGATGTTTTCATCAATGCTGAGGGTGAAGTAGAACTCATCATTGATGATGACGACGGGATCGTTGAGATCGGAGGTGCGTCGCCTTGTGGCAAAGGAGGGAGTTCGCCTCGCGCGGTGCAAGCCGTGGAGAATACGAAGAAAATGTCTAAGCGACAAATGCGTCGTGAGTTGAAGCGGTCCGGTGCTGGTCCTGTTAACCCCACCACCCGCAGGCAGGTTGTTCAAGGTTACTAA
- a CDS encoding dihydrolipoamide branched chain transacylase, putative (similar to Lipoamide acyltransferase component of branched-chain alpha-keto acid dehydrogenase complex, mitochondrial precursor (EC 2.3.1.168)(Dihydrolipoyllysine-residue (2-methylpropanoyl)transferase) (E2)(Dihydrolipoamide branched chain transacylase) (BCKAD E2 subunit). (Swiss-Prot:P53395) [Mus musculus]), translated as MRSFMYMCRQVQGARFIQITRSRCGRTIPYKLADIGEGIKEVEVVTLYVKPGDRIGEFEKICEVQSDKATVEITSRYAGVITTVHIEAGEKAHVGEPIVDIEVNDTDETQKPSCGTVDCNVSDQFNNGGVPVAEEGDSCAADCTTEISKDFTKVLATPAVREFARSRGVNITDVKGTGKDGRVLREDVLSYAGKSCYNDDVVVRLDTGLRKAMVSSMTKAGSVPSFTACDEVEVSQLLNFQHILRDALNSSSEGVRDGSKVSLMPLFIKAASQSLLQYPELNAHVSSECDKLFVKKAHHIGFAMDTPKGLVVPVVRDVQQKSVAELVHEVNELVTLGRKSQIPPDRMKDGTFTLSNIGPIGAIYATPMLNPPQVAIGAIGRIQQLPRFDASGNVVRANILAMSWTADHRVIDGATLVRFSNAFKRCLESPGLLIAGEVA; from the coding sequence ATGAGATCGTTTATGTACATGTGCCGTCAGGTTCAGGGTGCGCGCTTCATTCAAATCACTCGCTCACGATGCGGGCGCACGATTCCATACAAATTGGCTGATATTGGTGAAGGCATCAAAGAGGTTGAAGTTGTGACTCTCTACGTGAAACCCGGTGACAGGATTGGGGAATTTGAGAAAATATGTGAGGTGCAAAGTGACAAGGCAACAGTGGAGATTACCTCCAGGTATGCTGGTGTGATTACTACCGTCCACATCGAAGCTGGAGAAAAGGCACACGTTGGTGAGCCCATTGTTGATATTGAGGTTAATGATACGGATGAAACTCAAAAGCCTTCGTGTGGTACTGTTGATTGCAATGTAAGTGACCAATTTAACAATGGAGGAGTGCCTGTGGCGGAAGAAGGCGATTCGTGTGCAGCTGATTGTACTACAGAAATTTCCAAGGATTTTACAAAAGTTTTGGCCACACCGGCGGTGAGGGAATTCGCTCGCAGCCGCGGAGTGAATATTACAGATGTGAAGGGCACAGGTAAAGATGGACGTGTGCTTCGGGAGGATGTTCTTTCATATGCTGGAAAGTCTTGCTATAATGACGATGTTGTGGTGAGACTTGATACCGGTCTTAGGAAGGCCATGGTTTCAAGCATGACGAAGGCGGGAAGTGTTCCCAGTTTTACGGCTTGTGATGAGGTAGAGGTGTCGCAGCTTTTAAACTTTCAGCATATTCTACGCGATGCATTGAATTCATCAAGTGAAGGTGTACGTGATGGGAGCAAGGTGTCGCTCATGCCTCTTTTCATCAAAGCTGCCTCACAGTCGCTATTGCAATACCCAGAATTAAATGCACATGTTTCTTCAGAGTGCGATAAACTTTTTGTGAAGAAGGCGCATCATATTGGTTTTGCGATGGACACACCGAAAGGTCTCGTTGTCCCCGTTGTGCGAGATGTTCAGCAGAAAAGTGTGGCTGAACTTGTGCACGAAGTGAATGAGTTAGTGACATTGGGCCGTAAGAGTCAAATACCTCCCGACCGCATGAAGGACGGCACTTTTACGTTGAGCAACATCGGCCCCATTGGAGCAATATATGCCACGCCGATGCTTAATCCACCTCAAGTTGCAATTGGTGCCATTGGACGAATACAACAGTTACCCCGCTTTGACGCGAGTGGAAATGTTGTAAGGGCAAATATCCTCGCAATGTCATGGACAGCTGACCACCGTGTTATTGACGGGGCGACACTCGTGCGATTCAGTAATGCATTTAAGCGTTGCCTCGAGTCTCCCGGTTTGTTGATTGCGGGCGAGGTGGCGTGA